The genome window ACCGCAGGCCCCTGGCGATGAGGGTTGACGAGAACGGATGGCCGGTGCAGATCATCACCCAAGGCAAGGGCGAGGTCTATCTGTCTGTGGTATTCGAGGGTCTGCTGCCGCCAACCGAAATCAAACCGTTCGATCGACAACTCACCGTCCGCCGCAAATGGCTGAATCGTGATGGCAAGCCGCTCGACGTTAAGACACTGAAGGTCGGCGATCTGATTCACGTGGAGGTCGAACTGGCGGCCCCAACGCTCACACACGGCGAGAGAATCGAGAACGTCTGTGTTGTCGATGCCCTCCCGGGCGGCACCGAGGCCGAGGACCCGCAGCTGGCCACGTCCGCCGTGTCAAGCGCCGACCAGGACAAGGAGGAGGCCGAGTGCCGCACTGAGATCCGCGACGATCGTGTGCTGCTGTTCACGACCGCCAGCAAGAAACCAACGGTGCATCACTACGCCGTACGCGTCGCCACCGCCGGCACGTTCGTCGTTCCTCCAATCGAGGCGTCCTGCATGTACGATCCGCGATTCGGATCACTGAACGGAGGTGGAACGATCACGGTGCGGAAATGAACGCGTCTTCGGGCATTGGGGGGTGGCGCCGGCATTCCGCCGGGGGTTCCCCGTGGCTTCGGGACACCCTTCCAGTAAAGGACGATCACCATGATCCGGCGGCTCAAGCGGTTTCTGATGGCGGCGGTGGTGCTCAGCACCTGCGGCGTGCTGCTCATAGCCGCGGGGTGGGTGCTCTGCCCCTTCCCGCTGAAACGGCTGGAGCGATGGCCAGCCAGCCCCCTGGTCACCGATCGCCATGGCCGGGAAATGCTCCGCGTGGTCGGCGACGACGAGCAGTGGCGATTCGTCGTTCCATTGGAGCGGATCTCGCCTCAGCTGATCCAGGCCACCATCGCCGTCGAGGACGAGCGGTTCCTGCTGCACGGCGGCATTGACCCGTTGGCCGTGATCCGGGCAATCGGCCAGAATCTGGGTAGCTTGCGGGTCGTCTCCGGGGCAAGCACACTGACCATGCAGATCTGCCGGATGCTCGACGATCGGCCGCGCACCTTCGCCGCCAAGATGATCGAGGCACTCCGGGCCCTGCAGTTGGAGTCGGTCTACCCCAAGCAGCGGATCCTCGAGACCTACCTGAACATCGCCCCCTACGGCCACAACATCCGCGGCGTTGAGGCTGCGGCCCGAGCCTACTTTGGCAAGTCGGCCGAACAGCTCTCGCTCGGCGAGGCGGCTCTGCTGGCCGGCTTGCCGCAATCGCCCAATCGCTTCCGGCCGGACCGCTCCCCGGAAAAGGCACGGGGCCGGCGCGAGGTCGTCCTGCGGCGCATGGCCGAGCTTGGCATGATCGACGACCGGCAGCGTGCCCTGGCTTCGTCGGAGCCGATGCCGACGACGCGGTGCAAGGTCCCCAAGGCCGCCCCCCATGCCGCGTGGATGAGCCTCCAGCGACGACTGGGCGGGGGGCGAACGACCCTCGACCTGAGCTTGCAGTCGGAGATGGAGCGGATCGCCGCCCGACACCAGCCCAAGCTGCCGTCCGGCTGCGACGTGGCCATGGTGGTGATCGACATTCCCAGCGGCGATATCCTGGCCATGGTCGGCTCGGCCGATGTAAACCACCTCCGCCACGGCCAGGTCAACGGGTGCACGGCCAAGCGCAGCCCTGGTTCGACGCTCAAGCCCTTCATTTACGCCGCGGCCTTCGAGGAACGCCGGCTGTCGCCCCAATCCATCGTCCACGATATCCCGATCGAGCGGGCTGGCTGGTCGCCCTCCAACTTCGACAAGACCTTTGTCGGCGATCTGCCCGTCGCGGATGCGCTCCGCCGGTCGCTTAACGTGCCGGCCATCCTGGTGGCGGAAGGCGTGGGCCTGCCCCGCTGCCTGGGACTCATCGAAGCCGCCGGCGTCCGACTGCCCGCCAACACGCTGGCACGCGGCGGACTGGCCGTTGTCGTCGGGTCCGTCGAAATCACGCTCCTCGACCTGGCCAACGCCTACGCGACGATCGGCCGGGGCGGCGTCCGACGCTCGCCACGCCTGCTCATGGATGACCCGATCGACGAGAGCCCCGCGATCGAAGCCAACGTGTGCACGGCCATTGACGAGATCCTCTCCTCGCGGGTTCGAAGGCCACAGGGCATGGCCGAGTGGCCAGCTCATCAGGTCCCCTGGTTCGCATGGAAAACCGGCACCAGCTCCGGCCGTCGCGACGCCTGGGCCGTGGGCCACAACCGGCGATTCGCGGCCGGCGTGTGGGCCGGCCTGTTCAGCGGCGCGGGGAAGAGCAGCTTGGTCGGCGCCGGGGCGGCCGAGCCTCTGCTGGCGGACATCTTCGCGCTGCCCGCAATCCGCACAGACAAGGATCCCCTGCCCGCCAGGCCCTGGCTCGTGGAACGTCCTCTGCCGCCACCGCGCGAACTCCGCGCAGAGCTGGCCATCACATCCCCGCGGAACGGAGCAACATTCCTGGCCATGACCGGCCAGGCCGTCATTCACCCCCGGGTGAACCGCAAGGAGAACATGACCTGGTTCCTCAACGGACGGCTCATCGGCGAGAGCGTCAAACGGCTGATCCTGAATCCCGGTCGGTACGAGCTGCGTTGCGTGGATGCTTCCGGCAAGTACAGCGCGGTGGAATTCACCGTGCGATAGCGATGACTACCCAGCTACGGATGCGAAGCCACCCCAGAGCCTGTTGGCCAGTCTGGAGAGGTCGGCGCCGACGAAGCCCGAACAGGATCGTGGGTCCCAGCTTAACGAAAGGAAATCGAACCATCAGCTGGCCGGGAAAGGGTAGCCTGCCCTGCTGGCGAACTCAAACCAGATTCCGAGTGCCTGAGAATGCCGGCGCCGCTCGCCCCCGACCTCGCCGTTACCGTCGGTCGTTTTCCCCCCTACCATGGGTTCCGTTGGTTCCGCGTTTTGCGGCGGGCGGACGCTTCCCCGCGGCCACGTCCTCCTCAAAGACCTTCTTGCGGCGAAGGATGTGGTGATAGTGTTGAGCGAACCGGTGAGCTTCATCGCGCACCTGCTGGAGAAGGCGCAGGGCGGGATCATGGCGCCGCATGCGGACAGGCTGGCTCCGGGCCTGGATGAACAGCTCCTCGTCCCGCTTAGCCAGAGACACAACCATCGGCGGGCGGATGTCCATGTCGGCGAAGGCGGCCTGGGCAGCGTGAAGCTGGCCGAGCCCACCGTCGATCAGGATCACATCCGGGTACAGCTCCTCGCCCATGGCCGCATATCGGTAGCGGCGGCTGATGACCTCTCGAATCATCGCGTAGTCGTCGATGCCTTCGACGGTCTTGATCTTGAACCGCCGGTATCCGCTCTTGAACGGCTTGCCGTCGATAAAACAGACCAGTGAACCGCATGATTCGCCACCCTGCAGGTTGGCGATGTCGATCCCTTCGATGGTCCGCACCGACCGCTCCAGTTCGAGGATCCTGGTCAGCTTGGCCAGCCCGTCTCGAGGATCGACGTGAAAGACCTCCGGCTGAACGTGGGTCTCGGGATCTCCGGCCAGCGACAGCGACTCCATCGCCCGGAGTTGATCGCGAAGTCGAGCTGCCTTCTCGTACTCTCGATTAGTGGCCGAATCTTCCATATCCTTCTTAAGCTGCCGCACAACCACGCTTCGTTTGGAGGCCAGGAACTTCTTGAAACGCTCGATGTCCTGGCGATAGTCCTCCCTGGACACCAGGGCGGCGCACGGGGCGGAGCATCGCTTGATCGCGTGCAGCAGGCAGGGACGAAAATGACGGCGGCTTTCATCGCCCTCCACGATGTCCATCTCGCAAGTCCGAAAACGAAAAACCTTCTGCAGCCCATTGACCGCTTCGCGCAGACCGGCCGTTCCAACGAAGGGCCCGTAGAGCTTGCTGCCCTTAAGGTGGGGTTTGCGGGTAATGTAGATCCCTGGGAAGTCTTCAGAGGTGGTAATCTCGAGATACGGGAACGTCTTGTCGTCACGGAGGCATTCGTTGTAGTACGGTTGAATATCCTTGATCAGCCGGCTCTCGGTTAGAAGGGCGTCAACCTCGGTCTCGCAATCCAGGAAATCGATGTCCGCCACCAGGCCGACCATCTGGACGATTTGCGGCCCGCGTGTGCGGAGCAGGTCGGCCGAACCCTGGAAGTAACTGCTCACCCGGCTGCGAAGGTCCTTGGCCTTGCCCACATAGAGGACCCGGCCCTGGACGTCTTTGAACAGATACACCCCCGGCGTTTTCGGAAGATGCCGGATCTTGGCCAGGAACGAGCCGCCCGCAGGCGCGTTCGCCCCCTCCGGGTCACCGGCCCGGGACCGGCCGATCCGACCGTCCGTCCCGCCTGGCCCTTCCCGGGGAGCAGGTTTCCGGTCGTCACACGATTCGCCCATAACCGCTCATTATAGCTGGTCGCTCTCCCACCGCCCGGTCCCAGACAAACCAGCCTCAACGAACACCTCGACCCGGGGCGGCGGCCATATCGTACACTCCCTGAGCCACTACTCCGGAGGTCGATACACAGTGCCCGAGGACCCCGTCATCCTGCTGGCCTGCCCTTGCGAGGTCGAACGCAAGCTGCTGCAGCATCTGTTGGACAACGATGGCTTCAGCATTCGCGAGGCGATCGGGGCCACAGATACCTTGTCCGACGCGGTCAACCGGCCGGATCTCATCCTGCTGGACACGCTGCTCTGAGAGAAGGCCGCCATCGGGACCGCCGCGACCCTTCGCCGCGATCCTCGCACCAGCACGATTCCCCCTATCCTCTTCGGCGACCCTCCGCCGGAAGCATACGGGTTGATACACGGCGGTTCGATCGGATTGACCGTGAGCTTCGGCCCTCCGGTGATGAACTACGCGACGCCGGACTTGACTCTGACCAACTCAGCCTGAGTCGCACCTCCGAGTTGCCACACATGCTCGGCGCGCAAAAAAGACGAGCCGGCCGCAAAGCCGACTCGTCTCGATATCAAGTAACAGTGTGTGCCACCGGCCGGGGGATTGCTCCGTCCGGCGTTTCGGGCGACAAGCCGTCCGATCCTGTAAACGTTCTGACCTGAAATCCACAGCGGCTCGAGGCCGCTTTGGAGATCTAGGTTATCCCCTAGAAAGGAGGTGATCCAGCCGCAGGTTCCCCTACGGCTACCTTGTTACGACTTAGTCCCAGTCACCGGGCTTTCCGTCGGCACTGTCGAATCACAGCGACTTCGGGAACTCCCAGCTCCCATGACTTGACGGGCGGTGTGTACAAGGCTCAGGAACTCATTCACCGCGCCATGGCTGATGCGCGATTACTAGCGATTCCGACTTCATGGGGTCGAATTGCAGACCCCAATCTGAACTGAGGGACGTTTTCTGCGATTTGCTCCACCTCGCGGTCTTGCTTCGCTCTGTACGCCCCATTGTAGCACGTGTGACGCCCTAGGCATAAAGGCCATGATGACTTGACGTCGTCCCCACCTTCCTCCGGCTTAACGCCGGCAGTCTCGCTAGAGTTCCCGGCATGACCCGCTGGCAACTAGCGACAAGGGTTTCGCTCGTTAAGGGACTTAACCCGACACTTCACAGCACGAGCTGACGACAGCCATGCAGCACCTGTGCACGTTTCACCCGAAGGCAGATTACTCGAGTTTCCCCGAGACCATCCGTGCATGTCAAACCTAGGTAAGGTTCTGCGCGTTGCTTCGAATTGATCCACATGCTCCACCGCTTGTGTGAGCCCCCGTCAATTCCTTTGAGTTTTAGCCTTGCGGCCGTACTCCCCAGGCGGCGCACTTAGCGCTTTTGTTTCGGCACGAGAGACGTCAGAGACCCTCGTACCTAGTGCGCATCGTTTACGGCGTAGACTACCGGGGTATCTAATCCCGTTTGCTCCCTACGCTTTCGCGTCTCAGCGTCAGGACAAGCCCAGTTACCCGCTTTCGCCCCTGGCGTTCCCTTAGATATCTACGCATTTCACCGCTCCACCTAAGGTTCCAGTAACCCCTACTTGCCTCAAGAACGACAGTATACCGAGCAGTTCCCGGGTTGAAGCCGGGGATTTCACAAGGTACTTACCGTCCCGCCTACACGCGCTTTAAGCCCAGTGATTCCGAACAACGCTCGGGGCCTCCGTCTTACCGCGGCTGCTGGCACGGAGTTAGCCGCCCCTGTCATATGATGGTCAACTCGCCGACGTATTAGGTCGGCTCGCTTCCTGGCATACTATTGAAGTTTACATCCCGAGGGACTTCGTCCTCCACGCGGCGTCGCTCCGTCAGGCTTTCGCCCATTGCGGAATATTCGTTGCTGCAGCCACCCGTAGGTGTCCGGGCAGTGTCTCAGTCCCGATGTGGCCGGTCGCGCTCTCACGCCGGCTACCCGTCATAGCCTTGGTAGGCCGTTACCCCACCAACTAGCTGATAGGACATGGGCCGATCTCGAACCAATAGGCCCCGAAGGGTCCCCATCTTTGAGCCAGAAGCCATGAGGCCCCTGGATGTCATCAGGTATTACCGGCACTTTCGCTAAAGCCCCTTGCGGGGCGCCGCTATCCCTGTGTTCAAGGTACGTTACCCATGCATTACTCACCCGTCCGCCACTCAACTCCCGTAATATTGCTACCACAAGAGTCCCGTTCGACTTGCATGCCTTAGCCACGCCGCCAGCGTTCGTTCTGAGCCAGGATCAAACTCTTCGCTTTATATCGTTGCATCAGGCTGAACCCCTCGGACCCGTTAAGGCCCCAGTTCGCCAACCCGCTTGCTTCGATGGGTCTCTACACACCTTGCCAACCGTTCTGTCTGGCTAGACCAGTTCGGTCGACTTGCGTTGCTTGAGCTGATCGCACGCCCCGTGGCAAACCACGCGACGCCGATCGCTCGTACGTTTACACGGCGGTTGTTTGTGTCACACACTGTTCACTTGTCAAAGAGCTTGCGGTCTTCTCGCCCCGCGAGCGGCTTTCGCCTTCCCTCGACGCGAGCCCCTTATGATAACAACCTTCAAAGGGCTGTCAACCCCTTCCGCCGGCAGTTTTTCGGGATTCTCGAGATTATCCCAAGCCCTTAACTACCAGCGACTTAGTCGGGCTGTGGCGAAAAAAAAGCCGGTTCGCTTCGCCTTGCCGCGACACCTTCTCAGGGCCAGTTCCAAACCCGGGTGTCTCACCCGAGCACCACCCCAAGCCGCGGGACCAAGTAAAAACCAACCGGTTCGTCCACCCACAACACCCACTGGGCAAGAGTCTATATATCACCAGTTCCCACGCCTGTCAAGTCGGAACAGCCATTAATGGGCACGCCCCTCGCCCCACCCGTCCGCGACGACCAAAACCCTTCGCCCGCTCCCTGCTGTTCCACCCTCCCCCGCGCTTCCCGCCGGCGACTCCAGCCAGACACCAACCCGGCGCTGGTCACGGATGAACCGTAAGCGACACGTGGGTGTTGGGTCGCAACTGACGAGAAACCACCTGGGCAACGATGGCTGTCACCATTCCATCGACGGCCATGGCTACCCCTTCCGGATTCCGTTCGAAAACGTCCTCCGGCGTACCCGCATCCCCGCTGATCCGGATGGCCACGTTGACCGGAATCGAGCCCAGAAACGGGACCCCCAGGCCGGCTGCAGCTCGCTCCGCTCCGCCCTTGCCGAACAGGTCGTACGCCTTGCCAGTGTCGGGGGCGATGAAGTAGCTCATGTTCTCAACCACACCGAGAACCTCGACGTTCAGCTGCTGATACATGCGCGCCGCCCGGACCGCGTCCAGCAGGGCCACCTCCTGCGGCGTGCATACCACCACCGCACCGGTCATCGAAATCGACTGCGACAAGGTCAGCGGCACGTCGCCCGTACCCGGCGGGAGATCCACGATGAGGTAGTCGAGTTCGCCCCACTCGACCTGGCCGAGAAACTGGCGAATGGTGCCGTGGATCATCGGCCCGCGCCAGACAACGGCCTGCTGCGGCCCGATGAGAAAGCCGATGCTCATAACCTTGAGCCCGTGAACCCGGACCGGCTGAATGCGATCGCCGACCAGTGCCGGGCGCTGGTCTTCGACGCCGAGCATCTTGGGGATCGAGGGCCCGTAGACGTCCGCGTCGAGCAGGCCGACTTTGGCCCCTCGGCGAGCCAACCCCACGGCGACCAGCACGCTGATCGTACTCTTGCCCACACCGCCCTTGCCCGCGCCGACGGCCACCACGCTGTGGACATCCGGCAAGCTGACCTGCTCGGCAACGCTCGCCACCCGGTGACCCGCTGCAGAGCTATGAGCATGCCCGCAGGTCTGCCCGCCGCCGGGAGCACTGAACTCCACCGCCACCCCTCTGACGCCGCTAAGGGTGCGCACGGCGGCCTCGATGTCGCTGCGGATACGGTCCTTGAGGGGACAGGCCGGCGTGGTCAGCTCGACATGCACTCGCACCTCACCGTCGACCACAGTCACATCCCTGACCATGTCGAGCGATACGAGGTCCTGGTGCAGTTCGGGATCGTTCACTGCGCGCAGAACGTCAACCACCCGCTCGCGCGTCACCACATTGCTCTTGAACAACGCCATGGTGAGATCTTCCCGCCTGGTTGCTCGACCCCGCCGGGGCCGACGACGCTCGCCGGCCTGCACCTCCGGCAGAGCGACTGTAGGGGGCGAATGCGAGGGTTTCAATCGGCCGGCCCGCTACTTCGCGACCGGAGCGCGAGCCGCCCGGGCGATCCCCCGAAGCCGCAACCAGTCGGCGCAGTGCCCCGGCCAAGTGGCGAGCACCGGGTCGCGCGGACCCTTCATCGCTCCCAGACCGAATCCGTGGGGACCCTTCTCGTAGATGTGCATCTCCGCGGGCACGCCAGCCTTGCGCAACGCCAGATAGAAGTTAATACTGTTTTCAGGGGGTACACCCGTGTCCTCGTTGCTGTGAACCAGGAACGTGGGTGGCGTCCGGGCGGTTACCTGCTTCTCGTTGGACAGGCTCTCGACCAGCTTCGGATCCGGATTCTCGCCCAGCAGGTTGCGCTTCGAGCCGCTGTGCATCGTCGGCTCGGTGAAGGTGATCACCGGATACACCAGGATCGCGGCGTCCGGCCGGCAACTGACCCGCTCGATCGGATCGGAGGCCTGGGGGTCGCCGTCGTCGAAGTGCGTGGCCACCGTCGAAGCCAGATGCCCGCCGGCCGAGAAGCCGATCACGCCGATCTCCTTCGCGTCGACGCCCCACTCCGCACCACGGGCCCGCACCGTGCGAATGGCCCGCTGGACATCCTGCATCATGGCCGGGTGACGATAGCGCGGGGCAAGCCGGTACTTCAGGATGAAAGCGGCCACGCCCATGCAGTTGAGCCATTCGGCCACCTGCTTGCCCTCATGGTCCATGGCCAGCATCACATACGCCCCGCCCGGGCAGACGACCACCGCCCCGCCAGTTGCCATGTCCCGGGGCGGCAGGCAAACGGTCAGCGACGGCTTGTCGGCGTCTTCCATTCCCACCGCTCCTGGAGCGCCGTGCGGCCAGAGAAGCTCGACTCTGGGCTCTGCCGGGACCGAGGAGGTCGGTTCCTGGGCCCACGCCCGGTGAGAACCGCCAAGAGCTACCAGACCAACCACAACCATCCGCGCAATGTTCGTTCGCATGATCCTCTCGCTTGGCAATGAAAACCCTCAACCTGGCATTCGTGTCCACACGACTCAGCCACCCACCGCCGGCCGTGTGGCCAGATCTCCTTCGATGATCGAACGCAGCAGGACGAACTCGAGTTCGAAGACCCGCCTCAGTTCGGCGTTCGGCACGACGTCGCCGGTGACACCCATCTGGGCATCGCTGAAGCGCGAACCGAAACCGACAACCGTCACCGTGCCCCGACCGTAGCTTACACGGGCGGCGACCGGCCTGCCATGGAGCGTGACGAACGGCTCACCGCCAGCTACCGCGACCGCAGATTGGACGGCGACTTCGGCGGGCCAGCCCTTGGGAGTCACCAGCGTCCCACGGCCCACGTCCGCGTGAACAACCTCCATCTTGTACGGCCCCATGAGCCGGTTGGCGGTGGAGTTCGTGTTCTCCGGGGAATCGATGATGAGCAGCTTGCCACCGTTGCGCACGTAACTGCTGAACTGGTCCTGGACCCGGCGGCTCACCTGGACGTGGGGATAAAACAGCACAACCAGGTCACCGTCGAAGACGTCGTCTCGCGTGGTTCGTTGCGTGAAGTATCCCAGTCGTAGTATCCATCGCTCGAAAATGCCGAAACCGTCATCCGCAGCACTGATGAAGCCTCCCTTCGAGAGCGGCCCCCTGCAGTAGGTACGATCGATGGCTACTCGTACCATTGGCCCCACCGGCTTGGGCAGCGGCATCTGCCCACGATGCACAACGCCAACCACAGTTCCGGTGGCCGCCCAGCTCAGCATGCCGGCCGCAACGAGCGGCAGCCAGGTGCCCGACCGACCCCGAACCAGGAGAACACAGATGACCGCCGAAACCGCGCC of Phycisphaerae bacterium contains these proteins:
- the pbpC gene encoding penicillin-binding protein 1C — protein: MIRRLKRFLMAAVVLSTCGVLLIAAGWVLCPFPLKRLERWPASPLVTDRHGREMLRVVGDDEQWRFVVPLERISPQLIQATIAVEDERFLLHGGIDPLAVIRAIGQNLGSLRVVSGASTLTMQICRMLDDRPRTFAAKMIEALRALQLESVYPKQRILETYLNIAPYGHNIRGVEAAARAYFGKSAEQLSLGEAALLAGLPQSPNRFRPDRSPEKARGRREVVLRRMAELGMIDDRQRALASSEPMPTTRCKVPKAAPHAAWMSLQRRLGGGRTTLDLSLQSEMERIAARHQPKLPSGCDVAMVVIDIPSGDILAMVGSADVNHLRHGQVNGCTAKRSPGSTLKPFIYAAAFEERRLSPQSIVHDIPIERAGWSPSNFDKTFVGDLPVADALRRSLNVPAILVAEGVGLPRCLGLIEAAGVRLPANTLARGGLAVVVGSVEITLLDLANAYATIGRGGVRRSPRLLMDDPIDESPAIEANVCTAIDEILSSRVRRPQGMAEWPAHQVPWFAWKTGTSSGRRDAWAVGHNRRFAAGVWAGLFSGAGKSSLVGAGAAEPLLADIFALPAIRTDKDPLPARPWLVERPLPPPRELRAELAITSPRNGATFLAMTGQAVIHPRVNRKENMTWFLNGRLIGESVKRLILNPGRYELRCVDASGKYSAVEFTVR
- a CDS encoding excinuclease ABC subunit UvrC, whose translation is MRHLPKTPGVYLFKDVQGRVLYVGKAKDLRSRVSSYFQGSADLLRTRGPQIVQMVGLVADIDFLDCETEVDALLTESRLIKDIQPYYNECLRDDKTFPYLEITTSEDFPGIYITRKPHLKGSKLYGPFVGTAGLREAVNGLQKVFRFRTCEMDIVEGDESRRHFRPCLLHAIKRCSAPCAALVSREDYRQDIERFKKFLASKRSVVVRQLKKDMEDSATNREYEKAARLRDQLRAMESLSLAGDPETHVQPEVFHVDPRDGLAKLTRILELERSVRTIEGIDIANLQGGESCGSLVCFIDGKPFKSGYRRFKIKTVEGIDDYAMIREVISRRYRYAAMGEELYPDVILIDGGLGQLHAAQAAFADMDIRPPMVVSLAKRDEELFIQARSQPVRMRRHDPALRLLQQVRDEAHRFAQHYHHILRRKKVFEEDVAAGKRPPAAKRGTNGTHGRGENDRR
- a CDS encoding Mrp/NBP35 family ATP-binding protein, whose translation is MALFKSNVVTRERVVDVLRAVNDPELHQDLVSLDMVRDVTVVDGEVRVHVELTTPACPLKDRIRSDIEAAVRTLSGVRGVAVEFSAPGGGQTCGHAHSSAAGHRVASVAEQVSLPDVHSVVAVGAGKGGVGKSTISVLVAVGLARRGAKVGLLDADVYGPSIPKMLGVEDQRPALVGDRIQPVRVHGLKVMSIGFLIGPQQAVVWRGPMIHGTIRQFLGQVEWGELDYLIVDLPPGTGDVPLTLSQSISMTGAVVVCTPQEVALLDAVRAARMYQQLNVEVLGVVENMSYFIAPDTGKAYDLFGKGGAERAAAGLGVPFLGSIPVNVAIRISGDAGTPEDVFERNPEGVAMAVDGMVTAIVAQVVSRQLRPNTHVSLTVHP
- a CDS encoding alpha/beta hydrolase, encoding MVVVGLVALGGSHRAWAQEPTSSVPAEPRVELLWPHGAPGAVGMEDADKPSLTVCLPPRDMATGGAVVVCPGGAYVMLAMDHEGKQVAEWLNCMGVAAFILKYRLAPRYRHPAMMQDVQRAIRTVRARGAEWGVDAKEIGVIGFSAGGHLASTVATHFDDGDPQASDPIERVSCRPDAAILVYPVITFTEPTMHSGSKRNLLGENPDPKLVESLSNEKQVTARTPPTFLVHSNEDTGVPPENSINFYLALRKAGVPAEMHIYEKGPHGFGLGAMKGPRDPVLATWPGHCADWLRLRGIARAARAPVAK